One stretch of Dehalogenimonas sp. THU2 DNA includes these proteins:
- a CDS encoding PAS domain-containing protein: protein MIQAELYKNLLDNLSEGVYFVDCDKRISYWNKAATELTGRAEDEVMGFKCADNILVHTDDQGTRLCLNGVR from the coding sequence ATGATACAGGCAGAGTTGTATAAAAACTTGTTAGACAACCTGAGTGAAGGCGTCTATTTTGTTGATTGCGACAAAAGAATCTCCTATTGGAATAAGGCTGCTACAGAGCTGACCGGGAGGGCAGAAGATGAAGTCATGGGCTTCAAATGCGCCGACAATATCCTGGTCCACACCGACGACCAGGGAACCCGCCTTTGTCTGAACGGTGTCCGCTGA
- the glyA gene encoding serine hydroxymethyltransferase, translated as MTRLRFDDPAIYSAIAAEDTRQQETINLIASENYASRAILQAQGSSLTNKYAEGYPGKRYYGGCHNMDTIESIAIDRAKELFRAEHANVQPHSGAQANMAAYFALIKPGDTIMGMSLSHGGHLTHGAKANFTGKMYNVVAYGLDQETERIDYKEMERLAAECQPKVIMAGASAYPRVIDFERIRHICDGVGAKMIVDIAHIAGLVAAGVHPSPVPFADIVSSTTHKTLRGPRGGFILCKEEYAHAIDSAIFPGIQGGPLMHVLAGKAVAFREAAMPEFVDYATQVLQNAKTLARELEKFGFRLVSGGTDNHLVLLDLTAAGVNGKDAEEALGRCNIVVNRNTVPFIVGQKATAPNGMRLGTPAVTSRGFGEPEMVKIAGWIEEVIKNFGDAAIETRIAAEVKDLTAKFPVPGITD; from the coding sequence ATGACCAGACTGCGTTTTGACGACCCCGCCATTTATAGCGCCATCGCCGCCGAGGATACGCGGCAGCAGGAAACCATCAACCTCATCGCCTCTGAGAACTATGCCTCCCGCGCCATCCTCCAGGCGCAGGGATCTTCTTTGACCAACAAGTACGCCGAGGGTTATCCCGGCAAGCGCTACTACGGCGGCTGCCACAATATGGACACCATCGAATCCATCGCCATCGACCGGGCCAAGGAGCTTTTCCGGGCGGAACACGCCAACGTCCAGCCCCACTCCGGCGCCCAGGCCAATATGGCGGCCTACTTCGCTCTCATCAAGCCCGGCGATACTATCATGGGCATGAGCCTGTCGCACGGCGGTCACCTGACCCACGGCGCCAAGGCCAACTTCACCGGGAAGATGTATAACGTGGTAGCCTACGGCCTGGACCAGGAGACCGAGCGTATCGATTATAAAGAGATGGAGCGACTGGCCGCCGAATGCCAGCCCAAGGTCATCATGGCCGGCGCCTCCGCCTACCCGCGGGTCATCGATTTCGAACGCATCCGCCACATCTGCGACGGTGTCGGCGCCAAGATGATCGTCGATATCGCCCACATCGCCGGCCTGGTGGCCGCCGGGGTGCATCCCTCACCCGTCCCCTTCGCCGATATCGTGAGTTCCACCACCCACAAGACCCTCCGCGGCCCACGCGGCGGTTTCATCCTGTGCAAAGAGGAATACGCCCACGCTATCGACTCCGCCATCTTCCCCGGCATCCAGGGCGGTCCGTTGATGCACGTTCTGGCCGGTAAAGCCGTCGCTTTCCGCGAAGCCGCCATGCCGGAATTCGTTGATTACGCTACTCAGGTGCTGCAAAACGCCAAGACCCTGGCGCGGGAACTGGAGAAGTTCGGCTTCCGGCTCGTTTCCGGCGGCACCGATAATCACCTGGTGCTGTTGGATCTCACCGCCGCCGGCGTCAACGGCAAGGACGCGGAAGAAGCGCTGGGGCGCTGCAATATCGTGGTCAACCGCAACACCGTGCCTTTCATCGTCGGTCAGAAGGCCACCGCACCCAACGGCATGCGGTTGGGTACGCCCGCGGTGACCAGCCGCGGCTTCGGCGAGCCGGAAATGGTCAAAATCGCCGGCTGGATCGAGGAGGTCATCAAGAACTTCGGCGACGCCGCCATAGAAACCCGCATCGCCGCAGAGGTCAAGGATCTGACCGCCAAGTTCCCGGTGCCGGGAATTACCGATTAG
- a CDS encoding ribose-phosphate pyrophosphokinase produces the protein MDEMKVFTGNANPALARAVVEYLGIPLGNCQVFQFSNENIFVRIMDNVRNRDTFLIQPFTTPVNQSIMETMIMIDALKRASAGRITAVIPYYGYGRTDKKDQPRVPITARLIADLITVAGANRVLTVDLHAAQIQGFFNIPVDELSAINLLTNYIKKKNLENLVVVATDIGISKRARDFAARLDAPLAIIEKRRMGNEDRTETLNIIGDVKGRIALTVDDEIDTAGSLVNSVQTLLSNGATEVYSCCTHPIFSGPAIERIAASPVKEVIVTDTVPVPPEKHLDKITVLPMAPLLGEAIHRIHTGLSVGAMFQQDS, from the coding sequence ATGGATGAAATGAAGGTCTTTACCGGCAATGCCAACCCCGCGCTGGCCCGCGCCGTGGTGGAATACCTTGGCATACCCCTGGGCAACTGCCAGGTCTTTCAGTTCTCCAACGAAAACATCTTCGTCCGCATCATGGATAACGTTCGCAACCGGGATACTTTCCTCATCCAGCCGTTCACCACGCCGGTCAACCAGAGCATCATGGAGACCATGATCATGATCGACGCCCTGAAACGGGCCTCCGCCGGCCGCATCACCGCCGTCATTCCCTATTACGGTTACGGCCGCACCGATAAAAAAGACCAGCCGCGGGTGCCCATCACCGCCCGTCTCATCGCCGATCTCATCACCGTGGCGGGCGCCAACCGCGTCCTGACGGTAGATTTGCACGCCGCCCAGATCCAGGGTTTCTTCAATATCCCGGTCGATGAGCTTTCGGCCATCAACCTGTTGACCAACTACATCAAAAAGAAGAACCTGGAGAACCTGGTCGTCGTGGCTACCGATATCGGCATCTCCAAGCGGGCCCGCGACTTCGCCGCCCGCCTGGACGCCCCGCTGGCCATCATCGAAAAACGCCGCATGGGCAACGAGGACCGCACCGAAACATTAAACATCATCGGTGATGTCAAAGGCCGCATCGCCCTGACCGTCGATGACGAGATAGACACCGCCGGATCCCTGGTCAACTCGGTGCAGACGCTGCTGTCCAATGGCGCCACCGAGGTCTACTCTTGCTGCACCCACCCCATCTTCTCCGGCCCGGCCATCGAACGCATTGCCGCTTCCCCGGTGAAAGAGGTCATCGTCACCGATACCGTCCCGGTACCGCCGGAAAAACACCTAGACAAGATCACCGTCCTGCCCATGGCCCCCCTCCTCGGCGAAGCCATCCACCGGATCCACACCGGCCTGTCCGTCGGCGCCATGTTCCAGCAGGATTCGTAG
- a CDS encoding response regulator — MMPVETTSGVENYETEPVNVTKIAKIMVVDDERSVGALIRIIMTRQGHEVQECYSPQEALDKLMDNTYDVIILDIRMPGMSGIELLDEIKVRWPDMVSRVLFITGDTSDLSTRTYLNTYNIPYLSKPFERRELEEKVNALL; from the coding sequence ATGATGCCCGTAGAAACAACCTCCGGGGTTGAGAATTATGAAACTGAACCGGTTAATGTAACAAAAATAGCGAAAATCATGGTGGTGGATGATGAACGGTCGGTCGGGGCATTGATTAGAATTATCATGACCCGTCAGGGGCATGAGGTGCAGGAGTGCTATAGTCCTCAGGAAGCTTTGGATAAGTTGATGGATAACACCTATGACGTTATCATTCTGGATATTCGGATGCCCGGTATGAGTGGTATCGAATTACTTGATGAGATCAAGGTGCGGTGGCCGGACATGGTTTCCAGGGTGCTGTTCATTACCGGCGATACATCAGACCTGTCAACCAGAACTTATCTTAATACCTATAATATCCCCTATCTCAGCAAGCCTTTTGAACGACGGGAATTGGAAGAGAAGGTAAATGCCTTATTATGA
- a CDS encoding pentapeptide repeat-containing protein: MGFPKTAYYRETFTGLSLSNETITGREFDECEFIRCSFVDCKFESCKFLSCRLVECVISAIKPVNCRFREVKFLKSKVIGFDWTKAIVIEDLEFDGCQINYSNFRLLKLPGIKIIDCEAKEVDFIETDLTNGVFKKTDLENSQFFKTNLTGADFSSARNYSIDVRNNILKKTRFSMPEALALLDGLDIIIE; this comes from the coding sequence ATGGGTTTTCCGAAAACAGCATATTACCGTGAGACATTTACCGGATTGTCGCTCTCGAATGAAACCATCACAGGAAGGGAATTCGACGAATGCGAATTCATCCGGTGCAGCTTTGTGGATTGCAAGTTCGAATCATGCAAATTCCTGAGTTGCCGGCTGGTGGAATGCGTAATCAGCGCGATCAAGCCGGTCAATTGCCGGTTTCGGGAAGTGAAATTCCTGAAATCCAAGGTCATCGGGTTCGATTGGACGAAGGCGATAGTTATCGAAGACCTGGAGTTTGATGGTTGCCAGATCAACTATTCCAATTTCAGATTGTTGAAATTGCCCGGTATCAAGATCATCGACTGTGAAGCTAAAGAAGTCGATTTCATCGAAACCGACCTCACTAACGGTGTATTCAAGAAAACCGATCTGGAGAATAGCCAGTTTTTCAAGACGAATCTGACCGGCGCGGATTTCAGCAGCGCCCGGAACTATTCGATCGATGTCCGCAACAATATCCTCAAGAAGACTAGGTTCTCCATGCCCGAAGCCCTGGCGCTGCTTGACGGGCTCGATATCATCATCGAATAG
- a CDS encoding diguanylate cyclase, producing MSERCPLTATMTDGKPHEASVFMLHRDGHRVPVTVKVMPIRDEEGKIIGGIETFTDNSKNFQLQEQIAELEKLSLIDELTRSGNRRYANITLDTKFNEFNRYDWPFGVILFDIDNFKAVNDNYGHDIGDDVLKMVARTIMANIRSPQSLFFRWGGEEFVILGTNVNALQLYDIAERMRNLVASSMLTQKGRELSVTVSAGVTVAQPGDNSETIMRRADELMYLSKKTGKNRSSVG from the coding sequence TTGTCTGAACGGTGTCCGCTGACCGCCACGATGACTGATGGTAAGCCCCATGAAGCCTCCGTATTCATGCTTCACCGGGACGGACACCGCGTGCCGGTTACGGTAAAGGTGATGCCGATACGTGATGAAGAAGGGAAAATAATCGGTGGTATTGAGACTTTTACCGATAATTCAAAGAATTTTCAGCTTCAGGAACAAATTGCTGAACTGGAAAAGCTGTCTCTTATCGACGAACTGACCCGTTCTGGTAATCGGCGTTATGCCAATATTACCCTTGATACCAAGTTTAATGAGTTTAATCGTTATGATTGGCCTTTCGGTGTTATCCTGTTTGATATTGATAACTTCAAGGCGGTAAATGACAACTACGGTCATGATATTGGTGATGACGTTCTGAAGATGGTTGCCCGGACGATCATGGCTAACATCCGTAGCCCCCAATCGTTATTCTTCCGGTGGGGCGGCGAGGAGTTTGTTATCCTGGGCACTAATGTGAATGCCCTGCAGCTTTACGATATCGCGGAGCGGATGCGGAATCTGGTAGCCAGCTCTATGTTGACGCAAAAAGGCCGGGAATTGAGTGTCACAGTATCTGCCGGGGTAACCGTGGCCCAACCCGGCGATAATTCTGAGACCATCATGCGCAGGGCTGATGAACTCATGTATCTCAGCAAAAAGACAGGTAAAAACCGAAGTAGCGTTGGTTAG
- a CDS encoding ribonuclease J: protein MRVVPLGGLGEIGKNMMVIEYGDDIIIVDCGLMFPEEDMPGVDLVIPDVTYLVERKDKVRGIIITHGHEDHIGALPYVLPQLDVPIYCAPLPHGLISVKLKEARVHTNKIHEVKPGETINLGVFSVEFVAMCHSIPDAAGLIIRTPLGIIVHSGDFKLDYTPVGCRPSDLARLAQVGAEGVLLLMADSTHVEIPGYTPSERVVGETISAVMSNAPGRVIVTTFASLVGRIQQVMDAAVKYNRKIFIAGRSMSEIVKMALRLGYLKAPEGLIGDLSDMHRLPPNRVALVTTGSQGEPTSALVRIANGEHREVQIKKDDTIIISASPIPGNESVVAKTIDSLFKLGAQVFYDRVAKVHVHGHASQEELRLLQSLIRPQYFIPVHGEYRHLKLHSQLAEQMGVAPDNIFTLEDGDILELTASGGKVVGHAPSSNVYVDGLSVGDVNGVVLRNRKMLAQDGIVVAIVTLDAESGHLAVRPDIVSRGFVDPEIGRALIEESRDLVTRMFEEEVQRVSDSAVISNRVRDLLSKFYYEKTRRRPMVLPVLVTV, encoded by the coding sequence TTGCGGGTAGTACCGCTGGGCGGTCTGGGCGAAATCGGCAAGAACATGATGGTCATCGAGTACGGTGACGACATCATCATCGTCGACTGCGGCCTGATGTTTCCCGAAGAAGACATGCCGGGCGTTGACCTGGTTATCCCCGATGTCACTTACCTGGTGGAGCGTAAGGATAAAGTCCGCGGCATCATCATCACTCACGGCCATGAGGACCATATCGGCGCGCTGCCCTATGTTCTGCCGCAGCTCGACGTGCCGATCTACTGCGCCCCGCTGCCCCACGGTCTGATCAGCGTCAAACTCAAAGAAGCCCGCGTCCACACCAATAAGATACATGAAGTGAAACCCGGCGAAACCATCAACCTTGGGGTTTTCAGCGTCGAGTTCGTGGCCATGTGTCACTCCATCCCGGACGCCGCCGGCCTGATCATCCGAACCCCCCTGGGCATCATCGTCCATTCCGGCGATTTCAAGCTGGACTATACCCCGGTAGGCTGCCGCCCATCCGACCTGGCGCGTCTGGCGCAGGTGGGAGCCGAGGGTGTATTGCTGCTGATGGCTGACTCTACCCACGTGGAAATCCCGGGTTACACGCCTTCTGAAAGAGTCGTAGGTGAGACCATATCTGCCGTCATGTCCAACGCGCCGGGGCGGGTGATCGTGACCACCTTTGCCTCACTGGTGGGCCGCATCCAGCAGGTAATGGACGCGGCTGTTAAGTATAACCGGAAAATATTCATCGCCGGGCGCAGCATGAGCGAGATCGTCAAAATGGCGCTCAGACTGGGTTATCTCAAGGCGCCGGAAGGGCTTATCGGCGACCTGTCCGATATGCACCGCCTGCCGCCGAACCGGGTCGCTCTGGTCACCACCGGTTCCCAGGGTGAGCCTACGTCCGCGCTGGTGCGTATCGCCAACGGGGAGCACCGCGAGGTGCAGATCAAAAAAGATGACACTATCATCATCTCCGCCTCACCCATCCCCGGCAACGAGTCGGTGGTGGCCAAGACTATCGACAGCCTATTCAAGCTGGGCGCGCAGGTATTTTACGACCGCGTGGCCAAGGTGCACGTTCATGGTCACGCCTCCCAGGAAGAACTGAGGCTGCTGCAGAGCCTTATCCGGCCGCAATATTTCATACCGGTGCACGGTGAATACCGCCACCTGAAGCTACATTCGCAACTGGCGGAGCAGATGGGGGTGGCCCCTGATAACATCTTTACACTGGAGGATGGCGATATCCTGGAACTGACCGCGAGCGGCGGTAAAGTAGTCGGCCACGCGCCGTCGAGCAACGTCTATGTTGACGGCTTGTCGGTCGGCGATGTCAACGGTGTGGTTCTGCGGAATCGCAAGATGCTTGCGCAGGACGGCATCGTGGTGGCTATCGTCACCCTTGACGCCGAATCCGGGCACCTGGCAGTGCGGCCTGATATCGTTTCACGTGGGTTTGTCGATCCTGAAATTGGCCGGGCGCTCATCGAGGAAAGCCGTGATCTGGTGACGCGGATGTTCGAGGAAGAGGTGCAGCGCGTTTCCGACTCCGCGGTCATTTCAAACCGGGTACGCGATCTGCTGTCCAAGTTCTATTATGAGAAAACACGGCGGCGGCCGATGGTGCTGCCGGTGCTGGTGACTGTATAG
- a CDS encoding uracil-DNA glycosylase, with protein sequence MADAVALEALAGEIRRCERCGLANGRTCAVPGEGNPGSEIMFIGEAPGFNEDRTGRPFCGAAGTFLTQLIESIGLKREDVYITNIVKSRPPGNRDPLPEEIAACKPWLDKQLEIIKPKVIVTLGRFSMSRFFPRKTISRIHGQSEKCGDYTCFAMYHPAAALHQGSLRATIIADMARLPNILEELKKREQPIPTRPPEPAASQLSFF encoded by the coding sequence GTGGCTGACGCCGTAGCTCTCGAGGCATTAGCCGGGGAGATCCGGCGGTGCGAGCGGTGCGGACTCGCTAATGGACGTACCTGCGCCGTGCCTGGTGAAGGGAACCCTGGTTCAGAGATCATGTTCATCGGCGAGGCGCCGGGATTCAATGAGGACCGTACCGGGCGGCCGTTCTGCGGCGCGGCAGGGACGTTTTTAACTCAACTTATTGAATCGATCGGGCTCAAGCGTGAAGACGTCTATATCACCAATATCGTAAAGAGCCGGCCGCCGGGGAACCGTGACCCGCTGCCGGAGGAAATAGCTGCCTGCAAGCCCTGGCTGGATAAGCAACTGGAGATCATCAAACCGAAAGTCATCGTCACGCTGGGCAGATTTTCGATGTCGAGGTTCTTTCCCAGGAAGACGATAAGCCGCATCCACGGCCAGTCCGAAAAATGCGGGGATTATACCTGCTTTGCCATGTATCATCCGGCGGCGGCGCTGCACCAGGGCAGTTTAAGAGCAACTATTATAGCCGATATGGCCAGGTTACCAAATATACTCGAGGAATTAAAAAAACGTGAACAACCAATCCCAACCCGGCCGCCGGAACCGGCAGCCAGCCAACTCAGTTTCTTCTGA